In Trifolium pratense cultivar HEN17-A07 linkage group LG7, ARS_RC_1.1, whole genome shotgun sequence, a genomic segment contains:
- the LOC123899693 gene encoding uncharacterized protein LOC123899693 — MATAVSNAAGRHSLSQILKEFVKFAVGSAIDGSLKIIPGGRRKQVDKMVPEGLINMPMPTVLKTNKHLDKKVANELHFDAKMEEVKEEMNNIKQQYKTSTKLAEESQQPPNKMDDDGFKGINLVQKNGRRVFIRSRL; from the exons ATGGCCACCGCCGTGTCCAACGCTGCTGGCCGCCACTCGTTAAGCCAAATCCTTAAAGAATTCGTCAAGTTCGCAGTTGGCTCCGCCATCGACGGCTCCCTCAAAATCATCCCTG GAGGTAGAAGAAAGCAGGTAGATAAGATGGTGCCGGAAGGACTAATAAATATGCCGATGCCAACAGTTTTAAAGACCAATAAACACCTTGATAAAAAGGTTGCAAATGAACTCCATTTTGACGCTAAAATGGAGGAAGTGAAGGAAGAAATGAATAATATAAAGCAGCAGTACAAAACATCAACCAAACTTGCTGAAGAGTCACAACAGCCTCCAAACAAAATGGATGATGATGGCTTTAAGGGAATTAATCTTGTGCAGAAAAATGGGAGGAGAGTGTTCATTCGGTCTCGTCTATAG
- the LOC123897405 gene encoding serine/threonine-protein kinase PBL34-like isoform X1, protein MGLGGVNGKVIESLDVGKSKGRKKKKLQNGAMEDEENDSGCWHSFRFIGNCISSRSKVDSSVSGTSNNYAESKSTIDTSRDQPSVPVVSSTTTTTSNAESSSSTSKLEEELKIASRLRKFSFNDLKLATRNFRPESLLGEGGFGCVFKGWIEENGTAPVKPGTGLTVAVKTLNHDGLQGHKEWLAEVNYLGDLVHQNLVKLIGYCIEDDQRLLVYEFMPRGSLENHLFRRSLPLPWSIRMKIALGAAKGLAFLHEEAERPVIYRDFKTSNILLDAVSVKRYGMIIFCCFLYFNHSNNVLIQEYNAKLSDFGLAKDGPEGDKTHVSTRVMGTYGYAAPEYVMTGHLTSRSDVYSFGVVLLEMITGRRSMDKNRPNGEHNLVEWARPHLGERRRFYRLIDPRLEGHFSIKGAQKAAQLAAHCLSRDPKARPLMSEVVEALMPLPNLKDMASSSYYFQTMQADRFSASPNTRNGRTQGGSARNGQQQRSLSISHGTHASPFRHRYPQNSPKPTGKAQS, encoded by the exons atggggTTAGGTGGTGTGAATGGTAAGGTGATAGAGTCTTTGGATGTGGGTAAATCAAAAGggaggaagaaaaagaagttaCAAAATGGGGCAatggaagatgaagaaaatgatTCTGGGTGTTGGCATAGCTTTAGGTTCATTGGTAACTGCATTTCTTCAAGATCCAAGGTTGATAGTTCTGTTAGTGGTACCAGTAATAATTATG CTGAAAGCAAATCAACTATTGATACGAGTAGAGACCAGCCATCAGTTCCAGTAGTCTCTTCGACgactactactactagtaatGCTGAAAGCAGCTCATCTACTTCGAAACTTGAAGAGGAGCTTAAAATTGCTTCCAGGCTGCGAAAGTTCTCTTTCAATGATCTTAAGCTGGCAACAAGAAATTTTCGGCCCGAGAGTCTTCTTGGTGAAGGTGGGTTTGGTTGTGTGTTCAAAGGATGGATTGAAGAAAATGGAACTGCTCCAGTGAAACCTGGCACAGGCCTTACTGTTGCAGTCAAAACCCTAAACCATGATGGGCTCCAGGGTCATAAAGAATGGCTG GCTGAAGTAAATTATCTTGGTGATTTAGTTCATCAAAACCTTGTCAAACTTATAGGCTACTGTATTGAAGATGATCAAAGGTTGCTGGTATATGAATTTATGCCTCGAGGAAGCCTGGAAAACCACTTGTTTAGGA GATCCTTGCCACTTCCGTGGTCCATAAGGATGAAAATTGCGCTAGGAGCTGCAAAGGGACTTGCTTTTCTTCACGAGGAAGCTGAACGACCAGTTATATATAGGGATTTTAAAACTTCCAATATACTATTGGATGCAGTAAGTGTCAAACGTTATGGCAtgattatattttgttgtttcctTTATTTTAATCATTCTAATAATGTATTGATTCAGGAGTACAATGCCAAGCTCTCAGACTTTGGACTTGCAAAAGATGGTCCAGAGGgtgataaaactcatgtgtCTACCCGAGTTATGGGAACTTATGGTTACGCAGCACCAGAATATGTCATGACAG GGCATCTTACATCAAGAAGTGATGTGTATAGTTTTGGAGTGGTACTACTTGAGATGATAACCGGGCGAAGATCCATGGACAAAAACCGTCCAAATGGTGAACATAACCTTGTAGAATGGGCTAGACCGCATCTAGGAGAGAGAAGAAGGTTCTACAGGTTGATAGACCCTCGATTGGAAGGCCACTTCTCGATAAAAGGAGCTCAAAAAGCCGCCCAGTTGGCTGCTCACTGCCTTAGCCGAGATCCAAAAGCAAGACCACTAATGAGTGAAGTTGTAGAAGCTTTGATGCCTCTCCCAAACCTAAAGGACATGGCTAGTTCATCATACTATTTCCAGACGATGCAAGCTGACCGATTTAGTGCCAGTCCAAATACTCGAAATGGTAGAACACAAGGAGGATCCGCCCGAAATGGACAACAACAAAGGAGCCTTTCCATATCACATGGTACTCATGCTTCTCCATTTCGCCATCGGTATCCTCAAAATTCACCAAAGCCAACTGGAAAAGCACAGAGTTGA
- the LOC123897408 gene encoding hypersensitive-induced response protein 1-like: MGLALGCLQVEQSTIAIREVFGKYEDVLEPGCHCVPWCMGRQIAGYLSLRVQQLDVRCETKTKDNVFVTVVASVQYRALAEKAVDAFYRLTNTREQIQAYVFDVIRATVPKMGLDSSFEQKNEIAKAVEEELEKAMSAYGYEIVQTLIVDIEPDEHVKKAMNEINAAARFRAAATEKAEAEKVLHIKRAEGDAESKYLAGLGIARQRQAIVDGLRDSVLAFAENVPGTSSKDVMDMVLVTQYFDTLKEIGASSKSNSVFVPHGPGAVKDIASQVRDGLLQGNGAGL; this comes from the exons ATGGGACTAGCTTTGGGTTGTCTTCAAGTGGAACAGTCAACAATTGCTATCAGAGAAGTTTTCGGCAAATATGAAGATGTGCTTGAACCGGGTTGCCACTGCGTGCCGTGGTGCATGGGTAGACAAATAGCTGGTTACCTTTCTTTGCGTGTACAGCAGCTAGATGTTCGCTGTGAAACCAAGACAAAG GATAATGTTTTTGTGACAGTGGTTGCATCTGTCCAATATCGAGCACTGGCGGAAAAGGCAGTGGATGCTTTTTACAGACTTACCAATACCAGAGAACAGATCCAAGCTTATGTCTTTGatg TTATCCGGGCAACAGTTCCAAAAATGGGATTAGATTCTTCTTTTGAACAGAAGAATGAAATTGCAAAAGCTGTTGAGGAAGAACTTGAAAAG GCAATGTCTGCTTATGGATATGAGATAGTTCAGACTCTCATTGTGGATATTGAACCAGATGAGCATGTGAAGAAAGCCATGAATGAGATAAATGCTG CTGCAAGATTTAGGGCGGCTGCAACTGAGAAAGCTGAAGCAGAGAAGGTTCTGCACATCAAAAGAGCAGAAGGAGATGCAGAATCGAAGTATCTAGCAGGGCTTGGAATAGCTCGTCAGCGTCAAGCCATAGTGGATGGGCTGAGGGACAGTGTTCTAGCATTTGCAGAGAATGTCCCTGGGACATCATCAAAGGATGTCATGGACATGGTTCTTGTGACCCAATACTTCGACACATTGAAGGAGATCGGTGCATCGTCAAAATCCAATTCTGTTTTTGTTCCACATGGACCAGGTGCGGTAAAAGACATCGCTTCACAAGTCAGAGATGGTCTTCTACAAGGGAATGGGGCTGGGCTTTGA
- the LOC123898671 gene encoding mitochondrial outer membrane protein porin of 36 kDa-like, protein MVKGPGLYSDIGKRARDLLFKDYQNDHKFTITTQTSTGVEITSSGVRKGEIFLADVSTKLRNKNITTDVKVDTNSNLLTTITVDEPAPGLKTIFSFIFPDQKSGKVELQYQHDYAGISTSIGLTASPIVNFSGVLGNNLVSVGSDVSFDTSTGDFIKYNAGLNVTHADLIASLTLNDKGDTLNASYYHVVSPLTNTAVGAELSHTFSSNENILTIGTQHALDPITLLKARVNNYGRASAVIQHDWSPKARFSLVSEVDTAAIDKSAKVGLAVALKP, encoded by the exons ATGGTGAAGGGTCCAGGTCTTTACTCCGATATCGGCAAGAGAGCTAGAG ATCTTTTGTTCAAAGATTATCAGAATGACCACAAGTTCACAATCACCACTCAGACTTCAACTGGAGTT GAAATCACTTCATCTGGAGTCAGGAAAGGTGAGATATTTTTGGCTGATGTCAGTACTAAGTTGAGGAACAAGAACATCACCACTGATGTCAAAGTTGACACTAACTCAAAT CTACTCACAACCATTACTGTGGATGAACCTGCACCTGGACTCAAGACAATTTTTAGCTTCATTTTTCCAGATCAAAAATCTGGCAAG GTGGAACTACAGTACCAGCATGATTATGCTGGGATCAGTACTAGCATTGGTTTGACAGCAAGTCCCATTGTGAACTTCTCTGGTGTGCTTGGGAACAATTTGGTTTCTGTTGGATCAGATGTTTCCTTTGATACTTCAACTGGCGACTTTATCAAGTACAATGCAGGGTTGAATGTCACTCATGCTGACCTTATTGCATCTCTGACTCT CAATGATAAAGGTGACACCCTTAATGCCTCGTATTACCATGTTGTGAGCCCACTTACAAACACTGCTGTTGGGGCGGAGCTTTCACATACCTTTTCCAGCAATGAGAATATACTGACCATCGGCACACAACATGCTCTTGACCCCATAACCTTGTTGAAAGCTCGGGTGAACAATTATGGCAGGGCAAGTGCTGTGATCCAGCATGACTGGAGTCCAAAAGCAcgtttctctctcgttagtgaAGTTGATACTGCAGCTATTGATAAGAGTGCAAAGGTTGGTCTTGCTGTGGCCTTGAAGCCTTAG
- the LOC123897405 gene encoding serine/threonine-protein kinase PBL34-like isoform X2, with protein sequence MGLGGVNGKVIESLDVGKSKGRKKKKLQNGAMEDEENDSGCWHSFRFIGNCISSRSKVDSSVSGTSNNYAESKSTIDTSRDQPSVPVVSSTTTTTSNAESSSSTSKLEEELKIASRLRKFSFNDLKLATRNFRPESLLGEGGFGCVFKGWIEENGTAPVKPGTGLTVAVKTLNHDGLQGHKEWLAEVNYLGDLVHQNLVKLIGYCIEDDQRLLVYEFMPRGSLENHLFRRSLPLPWSIRMKIALGAAKGLAFLHEEAERPVIYRDFKTSNILLDAEYNAKLSDFGLAKDGPEGDKTHVSTRVMGTYGYAAPEYVMTGHLTSRSDVYSFGVVLLEMITGRRSMDKNRPNGEHNLVEWARPHLGERRRFYRLIDPRLEGHFSIKGAQKAAQLAAHCLSRDPKARPLMSEVVEALMPLPNLKDMASSSYYFQTMQADRFSASPNTRNGRTQGGSARNGQQQRSLSISHGTHASPFRHRYPQNSPKPTGKAQS encoded by the exons atggggTTAGGTGGTGTGAATGGTAAGGTGATAGAGTCTTTGGATGTGGGTAAATCAAAAGggaggaagaaaaagaagttaCAAAATGGGGCAatggaagatgaagaaaatgatTCTGGGTGTTGGCATAGCTTTAGGTTCATTGGTAACTGCATTTCTTCAAGATCCAAGGTTGATAGTTCTGTTAGTGGTACCAGTAATAATTATG CTGAAAGCAAATCAACTATTGATACGAGTAGAGACCAGCCATCAGTTCCAGTAGTCTCTTCGACgactactactactagtaatGCTGAAAGCAGCTCATCTACTTCGAAACTTGAAGAGGAGCTTAAAATTGCTTCCAGGCTGCGAAAGTTCTCTTTCAATGATCTTAAGCTGGCAACAAGAAATTTTCGGCCCGAGAGTCTTCTTGGTGAAGGTGGGTTTGGTTGTGTGTTCAAAGGATGGATTGAAGAAAATGGAACTGCTCCAGTGAAACCTGGCACAGGCCTTACTGTTGCAGTCAAAACCCTAAACCATGATGGGCTCCAGGGTCATAAAGAATGGCTG GCTGAAGTAAATTATCTTGGTGATTTAGTTCATCAAAACCTTGTCAAACTTATAGGCTACTGTATTGAAGATGATCAAAGGTTGCTGGTATATGAATTTATGCCTCGAGGAAGCCTGGAAAACCACTTGTTTAGGA GATCCTTGCCACTTCCGTGGTCCATAAGGATGAAAATTGCGCTAGGAGCTGCAAAGGGACTTGCTTTTCTTCACGAGGAAGCTGAACGACCAGTTATATATAGGGATTTTAAAACTTCCAATATACTATTGGATGCA GAGTACAATGCCAAGCTCTCAGACTTTGGACTTGCAAAAGATGGTCCAGAGGgtgataaaactcatgtgtCTACCCGAGTTATGGGAACTTATGGTTACGCAGCACCAGAATATGTCATGACAG GGCATCTTACATCAAGAAGTGATGTGTATAGTTTTGGAGTGGTACTACTTGAGATGATAACCGGGCGAAGATCCATGGACAAAAACCGTCCAAATGGTGAACATAACCTTGTAGAATGGGCTAGACCGCATCTAGGAGAGAGAAGAAGGTTCTACAGGTTGATAGACCCTCGATTGGAAGGCCACTTCTCGATAAAAGGAGCTCAAAAAGCCGCCCAGTTGGCTGCTCACTGCCTTAGCCGAGATCCAAAAGCAAGACCACTAATGAGTGAAGTTGTAGAAGCTTTGATGCCTCTCCCAAACCTAAAGGACATGGCTAGTTCATCATACTATTTCCAGACGATGCAAGCTGACCGATTTAGTGCCAGTCCAAATACTCGAAATGGTAGAACACAAGGAGGATCCGCCCGAAATGGACAACAACAAAGGAGCCTTTCCATATCACATGGTACTCATGCTTCTCCATTTCGCCATCGGTATCCTCAAAATTCACCAAAGCCAACTGGAAAAGCACAGAGTTGA